Proteins from one Oscillatoria nigro-viridis PCC 7112 genomic window:
- a CDS encoding RNA-guided endonuclease InsQ/TnpB family protein encodes MLVFELKAYGKKQQFEAVDEAIRTVQFIRNKALRFWMENEKVNKYDLNKYSAILAKEFPFGDDLNSMARQSSSERAWSAISRFYDNCKKKVPGKKGFPQFQKHNRSVEYKTTGWRLADDRKSITFTDKKGIGKLKLKGTRDLHFYQRSQIKRVRLVRRADGYYVQFCIQVDRSEKIEITGNAIGLDVGLKEFYTDSNGIAVDNPRFLRKGERRLKKSQKRVSKRVKGSQNRKKARAILGKRHLKISRQRKDFAVKLARCVIQSNDCVVYEDLRIKNMVKNHCLAKSINDASWYMFRIWLEYFGKVFGRITIAVPANGTSQECSSCGTIVKKSLSTRTHACRCGCVLDRDWNAAKNILSRGLSTAGHVGTWILDPNACGELTATDVEVILHRQVDSANQESPRL; translated from the coding sequence ATGCTAGTTTTCGAGTTGAAAGCATACGGTAAAAAGCAGCAATTTGAAGCTGTAGACGAAGCAATTAGAACGGTGCAGTTCATCCGCAACAAAGCATTGCGCTTTTGGATGGAAAACGAAAAAGTCAACAAATACGACTTGAATAAATACAGCGCCATTCTAGCGAAGGAATTCCCGTTTGGCGACGACTTAAACAGCATGGCCAGACAATCGAGTTCAGAAAGAGCGTGGTCGGCGATTTCACGATTTTACGACAACTGCAAAAAGAAAGTCCCAGGAAAAAAAGGATTCCCGCAATTCCAGAAACACAACCGCTCCGTCGAATACAAGACTACGGGCTGGCGTCTGGCAGACGACCGGAAATCAATCACTTTTACCGATAAAAAAGGAATCGGAAAGCTCAAGTTAAAAGGAACGCGCGACTTACATTTCTACCAGCGCAGTCAAATCAAACGAGTACGCTTGGTGAGACGGGCAGACGGATATTATGTCCAGTTTTGCATTCAAGTTGACCGTTCTGAAAAGATTGAAATCACGGGTAACGCCATCGGGTTAGATGTAGGACTTAAAGAGTTTTACACTGACTCAAATGGTATTGCAGTTGATAACCCGCGTTTCCTCCGCAAGGGAGAACGCAGGTTGAAGAAATCCCAAAAACGAGTTTCAAAACGAGTCAAGGGTTCGCAAAACAGAAAAAAAGCTAGAGCGATTCTAGGAAAGCGCCACCTCAAAATAAGCAGACAGCGTAAAGATTTTGCCGTGAAGTTGGCAAGATGCGTCATCCAGTCTAACGACTGTGTAGTCTACGAAGATTTGAGGATTAAAAATATGGTGAAGAATCACTGTCTGGCAAAATCGATTAACGACGCTTCTTGGTATATGTTCCGAATTTGGCTGGAATATTTTGGCAAAGTATTCGGAAGAATTACGATTGCCGTACCAGCTAACGGAACAAGTCAAGAATGCTCTAGTTGCGGAACAATTGTTAAGAAAAGTCTCTCAACGCGAACCCACGCTTGTCGGTGTGGATGCGTATTAGATCGTGACTGGAACGCAGCTAAAAATATCCTAAGTCGGGGATTGAGTACGGCGGGGCACGTCGGAACTTGGATCTTAGATCCGAACGCTTGTGGAGAATTGACCGCTACCGATGTTGAAGTAATTCTGCATCGGCAAGTCGATTCTGCGAATCAAGAATCTCCTCGGCTTTAG
- the mrdA gene encoding penicillin-binding protein 2, producing the protein MMQRQVYSISAFHSSDKTLGETPKKQDRPIHRAIVFMLVATGLLGLHASRLVELQLIQGKQNRERAENNRVRLVPMPANRGHIIDRTGKLLAANNLARSVYLWPKEQTPEEWKATAEKLSPLVKIPVKEILKKLKEVDPLSYRPVRLKQAMPPEVFVPLAEQVGQMRGVEVRPEANRYYPEGSLAAHVLGYIGEATAADLKAHPEYPMGMIVGQMGIEASSNKKIAGVWGDRLIEVNAQNQELRLMGETPPKPGEAVQLTIDLSMQKAAEKALGNRRGAVVALDVKTGAVLVMASHPTFDPNLFTRKITKDEWETLQDQEDPFLNRAMQGYPPGSTFKIVTSVAGLESGKFSPDSILGTSSYITVGGIDFNEHSGGYGDIGFREALAFSSNTFFYQVGMSTGPEQISKWGHRLGIGKDTDLKLLGLGGGAHGQIPTPEEKEKIYKEPWYAGDTVTMSIGQGLVLVTPLEAAVMVSSIANGGYRVKPHLLTSMTGTPQTQRVKIGIKPSTLQVVKEGLIAVVAEGTGQGMNDGSIPLTGGKTGTSEVIGQQDHSLYVGFGPADKPEIAIAVVVENGGFGSVAAAPIAKEVFQAYFGQPKKVKQSVVISP; encoded by the coding sequence ATGATGCAACGACAAGTTTATTCAATCTCAGCATTTCACTCTTCTGACAAAACCCTGGGGGAAACTCCTAAAAAACAGGATCGCCCGATACACCGGGCGATCGTGTTCATGCTGGTGGCAACAGGTTTGCTGGGGCTGCACGCTAGTAGGCTGGTGGAATTGCAACTGATACAAGGGAAGCAAAACCGAGAACGAGCCGAAAACAATCGCGTTCGCCTAGTGCCAATGCCTGCGAATCGCGGACATATTATCGATCGCACAGGCAAGTTGCTAGCGGCAAACAATTTAGCTCGATCGGTATATTTGTGGCCGAAAGAACAAACGCCGGAAGAGTGGAAAGCGACAGCAGAAAAGTTGAGTCCGCTGGTTAAAATCCCGGTCAAAGAAATTTTAAAAAAATTAAAAGAGGTCGATCCTCTATCCTACAGACCGGTGCGGCTCAAGCAAGCAATGCCGCCAGAGGTGTTTGTGCCGCTAGCAGAACAGGTGGGACAAATGCGGGGAGTGGAAGTGCGGCCAGAAGCGAACCGCTACTATCCCGAAGGCAGTTTGGCGGCTCACGTTCTCGGATATATTGGCGAAGCTACCGCAGCAGACTTGAAAGCTCATCCCGAATATCCGATGGGGATGATTGTCGGTCAAATGGGCATAGAAGCGAGCTCTAACAAGAAAATTGCCGGAGTTTGGGGCGATCGGCTGATCGAGGTAAATGCCCAAAATCAAGAATTGCGGCTGATGGGAGAGACACCGCCCAAACCCGGTGAGGCGGTGCAGCTAACCATAGACTTGTCCATGCAAAAAGCAGCCGAAAAAGCCCTGGGGAACCGCCGGGGAGCAGTAGTGGCGCTGGATGTCAAAACCGGGGCGGTATTAGTTATGGCCAGCCACCCGACTTTTGACCCCAATCTGTTTACGCGAAAAATCACTAAGGATGAGTGGGAAACTCTTCAAGACCAGGAAGATCCATTTTTGAATCGGGCCATGCAAGGCTACCCCCCCGGCAGCACCTTTAAAATTGTGACTTCCGTCGCGGGCCTGGAGTCGGGCAAATTTTCGCCGGACTCAATTCTGGGTACTTCGTCTTACATTACTGTGGGGGGAATTGATTTTAACGAACACAGCGGCGGTTACGGCGACATCGGCTTTCGGGAGGCTTTGGCTTTCAGCAGCAATACGTTTTTTTATCAAGTGGGGATGAGTACGGGGCCGGAGCAAATTTCTAAGTGGGGACACCGCTTGGGAATTGGCAAGGATACGGATTTGAAGCTTTTGGGGCTAGGCGGCGGCGCTCACGGTCAAATCCCGACGCCGGAGGAGAAGGAGAAAATTTATAAAGAACCTTGGTATGCGGGTGATACGGTAACGATGTCCATCGGTCAGGGGTTGGTGTTGGTGACTCCTTTGGAGGCGGCGGTGATGGTGAGTTCGATCGCTAATGGGGGCTATCGGGTGAAGCCTCATCTTTTGACTTCTATGACCGGCACACCCCAGACTCAACGGGTAAAGATCGGGATAAAACCTTCGACACTTCAGGTGGTTAAGGAAGGACTGATCGCGGTAGTTGCCGAGGGTACTGGACAGGGGATGAATGACGGTTCGATTCCGCTGACGGGGGGCAAAACAGGGACTTCGGAGGTCATCGGACAGCAGGATCACTCTTTGTATGTGGGCTTCGGGCCTGCTGACAAGCCGGAAATTGCGATCGCCGTGGTTGTGGAAAATGGCGGTTTTGGTTCTGTTGCCGCGGCCCCGATCGCCAAAGAGGTATTTCAAGCTTATTTTGGGCAACCGAAAAAGGTGAAGCAGTCAGTAGTGATTAGTCCTTAG
- a CDS encoding DUF3352 domain-containing protein codes for MVISPCCMKLRSFFSFLIAGVLALLGLSAGGFYWLTTQTPLNLLNGGPTTTPAAAVFVSKQAPLLASMLVNPDRLEALRQVFATPEERSRSHAEFEQIKKSLLANTNLDYSRDIQPWIGDEITLAVTTPDLDGDSSNGKETGFLLAVSSQKVDRSQQFLDSYWRKQSRADKTVRSELYKGVKINYKQAPIAKKKSASLSPFNPLSLPNSKLPSSFATAAIGGNLNSEKNQNFVLFANSPNVIREAINNVELANLNLNNAPEYQKALQELTQGRIALAFVNLPQSATEQNPQVSLNSLAVAVGVNRRGLLAQTALVTSRENTASPTLSEPVQALQYIPSASPFAVASTDLRNFWADLSSAVSANAEVSNLVDRTLADIQQLWGVNLPQDIFDWVQGEYALAVLPNSSNSADWIFAAEHSADSQKAIDKLDEIARSKEYSIGSFTLRNQKITAWTQLTTNQNYGTENKRKTAIETEAKGVRATLGKYEIFTTSVEAMDAALEAAATGSLVANQDFQTSIEPLPPSNDGYFYLDWPSSRRIWEKQIPLLRLIELSARPLFDHLRSLTVTSTGEITGIRKATIFMRLN; via the coding sequence GTGGTCATTAGTCCTTGTTGTATGAAGCTGCGATCGTTCTTTTCTTTCCTCATTGCTGGCGTCTTGGCACTCTTAGGCTTGAGTGCCGGCGGTTTTTACTGGCTGACAACTCAAACTCCCCTGAATTTACTCAACGGCGGGCCGACAACTACTCCGGCTGCGGCTGTGTTTGTCTCGAAACAAGCACCTTTGTTAGCTTCAATGCTGGTAAATCCCGATCGCCTCGAAGCATTGCGGCAAGTTTTTGCCACTCCCGAAGAAAGAAGTCGATCGCACGCGGAATTTGAGCAAATTAAAAAAAGTCTCCTCGCAAATACAAACCTGGATTACAGTCGAGATATCCAACCTTGGATAGGTGACGAAATTACTCTCGCCGTCACAACGCCAGATTTGGATGGCGACAGCAGCAACGGCAAAGAAACCGGGTTTTTGCTGGCGGTTTCCTCCCAAAAGGTCGATCGCAGCCAACAATTTCTCGACTCGTACTGGCGAAAACAATCTCGTGCCGATAAAACAGTTCGTTCGGAACTATATAAAGGGGTGAAAATTAATTATAAACAAGCACCAATAGCCAAGAAAAAATCTGCTTCGCTTTCGCCTTTTAACCCGTTGTCTCTGCCGAATTCAAAGTTGCCATCTAGCTTCGCAACCGCAGCCATCGGCGGTAATTTAAATTCTGAGAAAAACCAAAATTTTGTGTTATTTGCCAACAGTCCGAATGTGATTCGAGAGGCAATTAATAACGTTGAATTAGCCAACCTAAATCTCAACAATGCCCCGGAATATCAAAAAGCTTTGCAGGAGCTAACTCAAGGCAGAATCGCTTTAGCATTTGTCAATCTCCCGCAGTCAGCAACCGAGCAAAATCCCCAAGTTTCTCTTAATTCTCTCGCAGTTGCTGTCGGAGTCAACCGACGGGGATTGCTGGCTCAAACTGCTTTAGTGACATCGCGAGAAAACACAGCTTCTCCAACACTCTCCGAACCAGTGCAAGCCTTGCAGTACATTCCCTCAGCCAGTCCTTTCGCGGTCGCCAGCACCGATTTAAGGAATTTTTGGGCTGATTTGTCATCTGCGGTGTCAGCTAACGCTGAAGTCTCAAATTTAGTCGATCGCACCCTGGCAGACATTCAGCAACTTTGGGGCGTCAACCTGCCGCAGGATATATTTGACTGGGTACAAGGAGAATACGCTTTAGCAGTGCTTCCGAATTCGTCAAATAGTGCCGATTGGATTTTTGCCGCCGAACACTCTGCTGATTCCCAAAAAGCGATCGACAAACTCGATGAAATTGCCCGCAGCAAAGAATACAGCATCGGCAGCTTCACTCTCAGAAACCAGAAAATTACCGCTTGGACGCAGTTGACAACGAACCAAAATTATGGGACAGAAAATAAGAGAAAAACTGCGATCGAAACCGAGGCAAAAGGAGTCCGAGCCACCCTCGGCAAATACGAAATTTTCACCACATCAGTAGAAGCAATGGACGCAGCACTAGAAGCAGCCGCAACAGGCTCTTTAGTTGCCAATCAAGATTTTCAAACCAGCATTGAACCGCTACCGCCATCTAACGACGGCTATTTTTATTTAGACTGGCCCTCCAGCAGGAGAATTTGGGAAAAACAAATCCCGCTGTTGAGGTTAATTGAACTTTCGGCAAGACCATTGTTCGACCACTTGCGATCGCTCACGGTCACCAGTACGGGAGAAATAACAGGAATTCGCAAAGCTACTATATTTATGCGGCTGAATTAG
- a CDS encoding Uma2 family endonuclease, producing MLTISTPPEQRVLLPNISWQLYESLLGELGNKRSARIAYHQGQLEIMVPLPEHENRNRLIDRLIVTLIEKLNLEYNPFGSMTIKKRQKAAGKEPDSCYYIQNEALVRGRTELDFARDPPPDLALEIDITSSSLNQFDLYADLGVPEIWRYDGRNIKFYHLQNGEYAECNFSRAFPMLPTAKVDEFIDRTQTTGASAAVREFREWVNRF from the coding sequence ATGCTAACAATATCAACGCCCCCCGAACAGCGAGTTTTACTCCCCAATATCAGTTGGCAGTTATATGAAAGCCTGCTAGGGGAACTGGGCAACAAACGTTCCGCCAGAATTGCCTATCATCAAGGTCAATTAGAAATTATGGTGCCGCTACCGGAACATGAAAATCGCAACAGACTGATCGATCGCTTAATTGTAACTCTCATAGAAAAACTCAATCTGGAGTACAACCCCTTTGGCTCGATGACGATTAAAAAACGCCAAAAAGCAGCGGGAAAAGAACCAGATTCATGCTATTATATCCAGAATGAAGCACTGGTCAGAGGGAGAACAGAATTAGACTTTGCTCGAGATCCGCCGCCAGATTTAGCACTGGAAATTGATATTACCAGCAGTTCCTTAAATCAATTCGATTTATATGCAGATTTAGGCGTACCAGAAATTTGGCGGTACGACGGACGAAACATCAAGTTTTATCACTTGCAAAATGGCGAATATGCCGAGTGCAATTTTTCCCGGGCTTTCCCGATGCTACCGACTGCAAAAGTTGACGAATTTATCGATCGCACTCAAACTACAGGCGCAAGCGCAGCAGTGCGAGAATTCCGGGAATGGGTCAATCGATTTTAG
- a CDS encoding pentapeptide repeat-containing protein produces MTLPRNLNFANQNLRNRSFKGLDLSGANFSGCDIRGCNFTGAILRGANFQGVRTGQSRRRVRNLIARAGVTAVTVTAAGALTGLIAGADAGAVAVAGTAATAIAATRGEAGIVAGAVAGAAAAIGASGIVTFLGGDTIRGIVLFLVSGVILGLTAIGFFIAVEEIEKLSVTSFRKADLTDAVFDPGAVLDADFSDARGVPW; encoded by the coding sequence ATGACTTTACCTCGAAATCTCAATTTTGCCAACCAAAACTTGCGGAACCGTTCTTTTAAAGGGCTTGACTTGTCAGGGGCGAATTTCAGCGGTTGCGACATTCGAGGCTGCAATTTCACCGGGGCGATTTTGAGGGGGGCAAATTTTCAGGGTGTCAGAACCGGACAAAGCCGCAGGCGGGTGAGAAATTTGATTGCTAGGGCTGGGGTGACAGCGGTGACAGTGACGGCGGCTGGGGCTTTGACTGGACTGATTGCCGGGGCAGATGCGGGGGCTGTGGCGGTGGCCGGAACGGCTGCTACGGCGATTGCTGCGACTCGGGGCGAGGCGGGAATTGTGGCGGGGGCTGTGGCTGGGGCTGCTGCTGCGATCGGGGCTAGCGGTATTGTGACCTTTTTGGGCGGAGATACTATCAGGGGAATTGTCTTATTTTTGGTTTCTGGGGTAATTCTTGGGTTAACTGCGATCGGCTTTTTTATCGCTGTTGAAGAAATAGAAAAATTGTCGGTAACGTCGTTTAGAAAGGCTGATTTAACTGATGCTGTATTCGATCCGGGGGCGGTTCTAGATGCAGATTTTTCCGATGCGCGAGGAGTGCCGTGGTAG
- the purL gene encoding phosphoribosylformylglycinamidine synthase subunit PurL has translation MSPISESPFSPEQIAGERLTPEEYEEIVHRLGRHPNKAELGMFGVMWSEHCCYKNSRPLLKQFPTEGDRILVGPGENAGVVDLGYGLQLAFKIESHNHPSAVEPFQGAATGVGGILRDIFTMGARPIALLNSLRFGNLDDPKTQRLFKGVVSGISHYGNCIGVPTVGGEVYFDPAYSGNPLVNVMALGLMETQEIVKSGASGIGNPVLYVGSTTGRDGMGGASFASAELTDKSMDDRPAVQVGDPFLEKSLIEACLEAFKTGAVVAAQDMGAAGITCSTSEMAAKGGVGIEFDLDKVPVRESGMVPYEYLLSESQERMLFVAQKGREQELIDIFHRWGLHAVVAGTVIEKPIVRILFKGEIAAEITATALADNTPIYHRELLTEPPEYAKEAWEWTADSLPQSTVTGIEINGNFQTWNQILLTLLDTPTIASKRWVYRQYDHQVQNNTVVLPGGADAAVVRLRPLEPCQSSLAEGVEVHPLAKGDLLRENAVSLASEIKQEEEVIPLVTKAQGRETPKVSPPLSKKEAPLGMIPGVAATVDCNSRYVYLDPYEGAKAVVAEAARNLSCVGAEPLAVTDNLNFGSPEKPVGYWQLASACRGIADACRELGTPVTGGNVSLYNETVDAEGNPQPIYPTPVIGMVGLIPDLKKICGQAWLKKGDLIYVLGIGESSPNSELPSESSKIETSPTLGGSEYLAAIHGIVAGKPPRIDFELERKVQSVCRDGIQQGWVGSAHDCAEGGIAIALAECCISAKMGAEIYLSLNSEKVGRWDEVLFGEMGNCIVVSVAPKNQEVWESYLQEHLTKMWHKIGLVGGADSPLRVVSADNQVLIEVAMGEMGDRFYNAIERRIASV, from the coding sequence ATGTCTCCCATCTCCGAATCCCCATTTTCCCCCGAACAAATTGCCGGTGAAAGACTCACACCTGAAGAATATGAAGAAATCGTTCACCGTCTCGGTCGCCATCCTAATAAAGCTGAATTGGGAATGTTCGGCGTTATGTGGAGCGAACACTGCTGTTACAAAAATTCGCGGCCGCTATTAAAACAGTTTCCCACAGAGGGCGATCGAATTCTCGTCGGGCCTGGAGAAAATGCCGGCGTCGTAGACTTGGGATACGGCTTGCAACTCGCCTTCAAAATTGAATCCCACAACCACCCCTCAGCAGTCGAACCCTTCCAAGGTGCAGCAACCGGTGTCGGCGGGATTCTCCGCGATATCTTCACAATGGGTGCACGCCCGATCGCACTTTTAAATTCCCTGCGTTTCGGCAATTTAGACGACCCTAAAACTCAGAGATTGTTCAAAGGCGTAGTATCAGGAATAAGTCACTATGGAAATTGCATCGGAGTACCCACAGTTGGCGGCGAAGTTTACTTCGATCCTGCTTATTCCGGCAACCCATTAGTTAACGTCATGGCCTTGGGTTTAATGGAAACTCAAGAAATCGTCAAATCCGGGGCATCGGGCATCGGAAATCCCGTGCTTTATGTCGGTTCAACTACCGGGCGAGATGGCATGGGAGGAGCAAGTTTTGCCAGTGCAGAATTGACCGACAAATCAATGGACGATCGCCCCGCCGTCCAAGTAGGAGATCCATTTTTAGAAAAATCCTTAATTGAAGCTTGTTTAGAAGCATTCAAAACCGGTGCAGTCGTCGCCGCCCAAGATATGGGTGCAGCCGGAATCACCTGTTCCACATCAGAAATGGCAGCCAAAGGCGGCGTCGGCATTGAATTCGATTTAGACAAAGTTCCCGTTCGAGAAAGCGGTATGGTTCCCTACGAATACCTGCTTTCGGAATCCCAAGAACGGATGTTATTTGTTGCCCAAAAAGGACGCGAACAGGAATTAATCGATATTTTCCACCGCTGGGGATTGCACGCGGTAGTAGCGGGGACAGTTATCGAAAAGCCGATCGTCCGAATTCTCTTTAAAGGCGAAATCGCTGCCGAAATTACCGCGACTGCTTTGGCCGATAACACGCCAATTTATCACCGAGAACTGTTGACAGAACCGCCAGAATATGCTAAAGAAGCATGGGAATGGACGGCCGATTCCCTGCCACAGTCCACAGTTACAGGTATCGAAATTAACGGTAATTTCCAAACTTGGAATCAGATTTTGCTGACGCTTTTAGATACTCCCACCATCGCTTCTAAACGCTGGGTTTATCGCCAATACGACCATCAAGTGCAAAACAATACTGTTGTTTTACCGGGAGGCGCTGATGCTGCCGTTGTCAGATTGCGTCCGCTAGAACCCTGCCAATCTTCCCTTGCTGAAGGGGTAGAAGTACACCCCCTTGCTAAGGGGGATCTACTGAGAGAAAATGCTGTTTCTCTAGCTTCCGAAATCAAACAGGAAGAAGAGGTAATTCCTCTAGTTACAAAGGCACAAGGTAGGGAAACTCCAAAAGTTTCTCCCCCCCTTAGCAAGAAGGAAGCGCCCCTGGGGATGATTCCTGGAGTTGCTGCAACGGTTGATTGCAATTCTCGTTATGTTTATCTCGATCCTTATGAAGGTGCAAAAGCAGTCGTAGCGGAAGCAGCGAGAAATTTAAGCTGTGTGGGCGCTGAACCTCTGGCAGTTACTGATAATTTGAATTTTGGCAGTCCCGAAAAGCCTGTAGGATATTGGCAGTTAGCCTCAGCTTGTCGCGGGATTGCTGATGCTTGTCGGGAGTTGGGAACGCCTGTTACTGGCGGCAATGTTTCTCTTTACAATGAAACGGTTGATGCTGAGGGAAATCCTCAACCAATTTATCCAACTCCGGTAATCGGAATGGTGGGGTTAATTCCCGATTTGAAGAAGATTTGCGGCCAAGCTTGGCTAAAGAAAGGTGATTTAATTTATGTGCTGGGGATTGGTGAATCATCCCCAAACTCAGAACTTCCATCGGAAAGCTCAAAAATCGAAACTTCTCCTACTCTCGGAGGTTCGGAATATTTAGCGGCAATTCACGGGATTGTCGCTGGGAAACCGCCAAGGATAGATTTTGAGTTAGAAAGAAAAGTGCAATCGGTTTGTCGCGATGGAATTCAGCAAGGTTGGGTAGGTTCTGCCCATGATTGTGCGGAAGGTGGAATTGCGATCGCCCTCGCAGAATGCTGTATTTCTGCTAAAATGGGTGCAGAAATTTATCTCAGTTTGAATTCGGAAAAGGTCGGCCGCTGGGATGAAGTTTTGTTTGGTGAAATGGGCAACTGCATTGTAGTTTCAGTCGCACCGAAAAATCAAGAAGTTTGGGAGTCTTACCTGCAAGAACATTTGACTAAAATGTGGCATAAAATCGGTTTAGTTGGCGGGGCTGACTCACCTTTGCGGGTTGTGAGTGCTGATAATCAAGTGTTAATTGAGGTGGCGATGGGTGAGATGGGCGATCGGTTCTATAATGCGATCGAGCGTCGGATTGCATCTGTTTGA
- a CDS encoding bifunctional serine/threonine-protein kinase/formylglycine-generating enzyme family protein — MICCINPDCPNPQNPDGQTYCISCGLELVPILRNRFRTIELLGQGGFGRTYLAEDIDKLNQRCVVKQLAPNVQGTWAISKAVELFQQEARQLQQLGEHPQIPSLDAYFEDNKYLYLVQQFVDGDNLLTLCQNQGIWQESQVKQLLLELLPVLKFIHEQKIIHRDIKPENIMRRRSDGVLMLIDFGVSKQLSVTVMSRQGTQIGSDGYAPLEQMQGGEAYPASDLFSLGATAFHLLTGVYPFSLWVEHGYSWTANWQQHLKIPIDKELELVLSKLLAKDIQQRYQSAEEVLIDFQRQSTPNFIQTLKRFDFDPVTVEVRGNISSRQRCQAQFYSENLGSGAILDMVAIPGGSFVMGSPTTEAGRSNNEGPQRTVNISPFFMGKYPITQEQWEVVMGNNPSEIKGLKRPVEQVSWNNALEFCQKISQKTGKIYRLPSEAEWEYACRAGTTTPFYFGDTITPDLVNYDVNNPYGGAPKGLYRIQTTDVGSFGPNSFGLYDMHGNVWEWCSDKWHDNYNGAPTDGSSWETGTDNNRVRRGGSWSDNAVNCRSAHRSWSSAGYRDSRFGFRVALVSA; from the coding sequence ATGATTTGCTGCATCAATCCCGACTGCCCAAACCCTCAAAACCCCGACGGACAAACATATTGCATCAGTTGTGGCCTGGAACTCGTGCCCATCCTGCGAAATCGTTTCCGCACGATCGAACTCCTCGGTCAAGGTGGCTTCGGCAGAACTTATTTAGCAGAAGATATTGATAAACTAAATCAACGCTGTGTCGTTAAACAATTAGCACCAAATGTCCAGGGAACTTGGGCGATTAGCAAAGCGGTAGAATTATTTCAGCAAGAAGCCAGACAACTGCAACAGCTAGGAGAACATCCCCAAATTCCGTCACTTGATGCCTATTTTGAAGACAACAAATATTTGTATCTCGTACAGCAGTTTGTCGATGGGGATAATTTGTTGACGCTTTGCCAAAATCAGGGAATTTGGCAAGAAAGCCAAGTTAAGCAACTGTTACTAGAACTCCTACCTGTTCTCAAATTTATTCACGAACAAAAAATCATTCACCGAGATATCAAGCCAGAGAATATTATGCGCCGTCGCAGCGACGGTGTGTTAATGCTGATTGATTTCGGAGTTTCCAAACAGTTGTCGGTAACAGTGATGTCGCGACAGGGAACACAAATTGGTTCGGATGGTTATGCACCGCTTGAACAAATGCAAGGAGGTGAAGCTTATCCAGCCAGCGATTTATTTAGCTTGGGGGCGACGGCTTTTCATCTACTGACGGGGGTATATCCTTTTAGTTTGTGGGTGGAACATGGTTATAGTTGGACTGCAAATTGGCAGCAACATTTGAAAATTCCCATAGACAAGGAATTGGAATTGGTTTTATCTAAGTTGTTGGCAAAAGATATCCAGCAGCGCTATCAATCAGCAGAGGAAGTTTTAATAGATTTTCAACGTCAGTCAACACCAAATTTTATACAGACTTTAAAAAGGTTTGACTTTGACCCGGTGACAGTTGAGGTGCGGGGTAATATAAGTAGCCGTCAACGCTGTCAAGCACAATTTTATAGTGAAAATTTAGGTAGCGGTGCAATCTTAGATATGGTAGCAATTCCTGGTGGCAGTTTCGTGATGGGTTCCCCCACTACGGAAGCAGGGCGAAGTAACAATGAAGGGCCGCAGCGTACTGTTAATATCTCTCCTTTTTTTATGGGTAAATATCCCATTACTCAAGAACAGTGGGAAGTAGTGATGGGGAATAACCCTTCTGAGATCAAAGGTTTGAAACGTCCTGTAGAACAAGTAAGCTGGAATAATGCTCTGGAATTCTGCCAGAAAATTTCTCAAAAAACCGGCAAGATTTATCGCTTACCTTCGGAAGCCGAATGGGAATATGCTTGTCGCGCCGGAACTACAACGCCTTTCTATTTTGGCGACACGATTACGCCGGATTTAGTTAATTATGATGTGAATAATCCCTACGGTGGTGCGCCGAAAGGACTTTACCGCATACAAACAACGGATGTGGGAAGTTTTGGGCCGAATTCGTTTGGTTTATATGATATGCACGGCAATGTTTGGGAATGGTGCAGCGATAAATGGCACGATAATTATAACGGCGCACCGACTGATGGAAGTTCTTGGGAAACTGGAACAGATAATAACCGGGTGCGGCGTGGCGGTTCCTGGAGCGACAATGCGGTCAATTGCCGCAGTGCCCATCGTAGCTGGAGTTCGGCGGGCTATCGCGACAGTCGCTTCGGTTTTCGCGTTGCTCTGGTTTCTGCGTAG
- a CDS encoding ribbon-helix-helix domain-containing protein: MTLNLPLPDSIQKFINEQVAIKGYNNAAEYILHLIRQEQARAARVESLLLAGLDSGNSIEITDDWWEQKRAHLVQKLDRQQR, translated from the coding sequence ATGACCCTCAATCTTCCTCTTCCCGATTCAATTCAAAAATTTATTAACGAACAAGTCGCAATCAAAGGCTACAATAATGCAGCCGAATACATCTTGCACCTAATTCGCCAAGAACAAGCAAGAGCCGCGCGGGTTGAGTCGTTATTGTTGGCTGGTTTGGATAGTGGCAATTCTATAGAAATTACCGATGATTGGTGGGAACAAAAACGCGCTCATTTGGTGCAGAAACTTGACCGACAGCAGCGATGA